In Terriglobia bacterium, one DNA window encodes the following:
- a CDS encoding cobalamin-dependent protein (Presence of a B(12) (cobalamin)-binding domain implies dependence on cobalamin itself, in one of its several forms, or in some unusual lineages, dependence on a cobalamin-like analog.), protein MSASKISIICSTDDIYCIGPRRLSAQLKRHGFEVNLIFLRAASFWGQARQRLGTYFDNADLPEPVYRQLMELCRDSAVVGFSVWTHQVEQVTLVTRRLQKELSSLVVWGGIHPTSFPVESLRAVPGICMGEGDVSFLRLAQALQEGGDYRTTRGFWFRDGEGIARNPEEPLVNDLDELPFLDFEFGDHFVNDGGTLKRMNMRLMKKYYGGKMWTMFSQGCPYKCTFCSNDVLIDLDTGYRKFRKHSVDYFLAELRYVLSRYPHIYNIIIDDDAYMFLPKEIIREFAEKYKKEFDVPFFVSGIIPASIDEEKFQVLMDAGMIKARIGIQSGNRRIMKEIFMRPPHDRKLVAGSEIAYKNRRKLAPVQYDLIVDNPWEHPEELKDTIRLVHALKPPYTFAINSLTLLPGTTIYRMGEQAGFTKKDQKITLASYVQYMPTALNLTLAFYNVRRVPQRWIDYIMAKDFGTRTVTMKQYPLIGAIIIALGLVKKVAHGLLRRDISAIPRPFDRRLGRFFVRRRIKTADRV, encoded by the coding sequence TTGTCCGCGAGTAAGATCTCCATTATTTGTTCCACCGACGACATCTACTGCATCGGTCCGCGCCGCCTCTCCGCCCAGCTCAAGCGTCACGGATTCGAGGTTAACCTGATATTCCTGCGCGCAGCCAGTTTTTGGGGACAGGCGCGGCAAAGGCTCGGCACCTATTTCGACAACGCCGACCTCCCTGAGCCGGTCTATCGGCAACTCATGGAGCTTTGCCGGGACAGCGCGGTCGTCGGCTTCAGCGTGTGGACTCATCAAGTCGAACAGGTAACTCTGGTCACACGCCGCCTGCAGAAGGAGCTCAGCTCGCTCGTCGTCTGGGGCGGGATTCATCCCACCAGCTTCCCCGTGGAATCACTGCGGGCCGTGCCGGGAATATGCATGGGCGAGGGAGACGTCAGCTTCCTGCGGCTCGCTCAAGCGTTGCAGGAGGGAGGCGACTACCGGACGACTCGGGGATTCTGGTTTCGCGATGGCGAAGGAATCGCCCGCAACCCGGAAGAACCGCTGGTGAACGATCTCGACGAGCTCCCATTCCTCGATTTTGAATTCGGGGACCACTTCGTCAATGATGGCGGCACCTTGAAGCGGATGAACATGCGTCTGATGAAGAAGTATTACGGCGGCAAGATGTGGACCATGTTCAGCCAGGGATGTCCGTATAAATGTACCTTCTGCTCAAATGATGTGCTCATTGATTTGGACACCGGATACCGGAAATTTCGCAAGCATTCGGTTGATTACTTCCTCGCCGAGCTGCGCTATGTCCTCTCGCGCTATCCCCACATCTACAACATCATCATTGATGACGACGCCTATATGTTTCTCCCCAAAGAGATCATCCGGGAGTTCGCCGAAAAGTACAAAAAGGAGTTTGATGTCCCCTTTTTCGTCAGCGGCATCATCCCCGCATCCATCGATGAGGAAAAGTTTCAGGTCCTGATGGATGCCGGCATGATCAAGGCGCGCATCGGCATCCAGTCCGGGAATCGCCGCATCATGAAGGAGATATTCATGCGGCCGCCCCACGACCGCAAGTTGGTGGCCGGCTCGGAGATCGCCTACAAAAACCGCAGGAAGCTTGCGCCCGTGCAATATGATCTGATTGTCGACAATCCTTGGGAACATCCCGAGGAATTGAAAGATACCATCCGGCTGGTGCACGCGCTCAAGCCGCCGTACACCTTCGCGATCAACTCCCTCACCCTGCTGCCGGGGACCACGATCTACCGCATGGGGGAGCAGGCGGGATTCACCAAAAAGGATCAGAAGATCACGCTGGCATCGTACGTGCAGTATATGCCCACGGCGCTGAACCTGACCCTTGCCTTTTACAACGTCAGGAGAGTCCCGCAGCGCTGGATTGATTACATCATGGCGAAAGACTTTGGCACCCGCACCGTGACGATGAAGCAGTACCCGCTTATCGGCGCCATCATCATTGCGTTGGGTCTCGTCAAAAAGGTCGCCCACGGTCTCCTGCGCCGCGATATCTCGGCGATTCCCCGTCCTTTCGACCGGCGGCTGGGAAGGTTTTTTGTGAGACGCCGCATCAAGACCGCCGACCGGGTCTGA
- a CDS encoding galactose mutarotase, with amino-acid sequence MRKSLIGIIILSAFCAACFGGCTPAPQTQSPSQSQPQPTGDIGKESFGTKEGTQVDLYTLRNAKGLEAKITNYGGIVVSLKVPDRNGQFGDVVLGFDTLDGYLSPEFVKNNPYFGALIGRYGNRIGKARFTLAGKAYRLAANNGPNHLHGGVKGYDKVVWEARPLQGSEPALELRYLSKDGEEGYPGNLTITAVYTLTNDNALKVDFTASTDKETVVNLTHHSYFNLAGKGDILGHEVMIQADKITPVDSGLIPTGALQPVQGTPFDFNTPTTIGARIGENNEQLKFGKGYDHNWVINKPMGELGLMARVYEPTSGRVLEVLSTEPGLQFYSGNFLDGTLKGKGGWVYQFRNGFCMEPQHYPDSPNKPDFPSVVLKPGQTYKNTIIYRFSTK; translated from the coding sequence ATGCGAAAATCACTTATTGGGATCATCATCCTCAGCGCCTTCTGCGCTGCCTGTTTCGGCGGCTGCACCCCGGCGCCTCAGACTCAGTCGCCATCTCAATCTCAGCCTCAGCCCACGGGCGATATCGGCAAAGAATCATTCGGCACGAAGGAGGGTACACAGGTGGATCTCTACACGCTGCGTAACGCAAAGGGCCTCGAGGCCAAAATTACCAATTACGGCGGAATCGTGGTGTCCCTGAAGGTGCCGGACCGCAACGGGCAATTCGGCGACGTGGTCCTTGGCTTCGACACGCTGGATGGCTACCTCAGTCCGGAATTTGTCAAGAACAATCCCTATTTCGGCGCTCTGATCGGGCGCTATGGGAATCGCATCGGCAAGGCCAGATTTACACTGGCCGGCAAGGCATACAGGCTTGCCGCAAACAATGGGCCGAATCACCTGCACGGCGGCGTCAAGGGATACGACAAGGTAGTGTGGGAGGCCCGGCCCTTGCAGGGAAGTGAGCCGGCCCTGGAGCTACGCTATCTCAGCAAGGACGGAGAAGAAGGCTATCCGGGCAACCTCACGATAACTGCGGTTTATACACTCACCAACGACAATGCACTCAAGGTCGACTTTACCGCCTCGACCGACAAGGAGACGGTGGTGAACCTCACGCATCACTCCTACTTCAACCTCGCAGGGAAGGGCGACATTCTGGGCCATGAAGTGATGATCCAGGCCGACAAGATCACGCCCGTAGACAGCGGATTGATTCCGACGGGCGCGCTGCAGCCGGTGCAGGGCACACCATTTGATTTCAATACGCCCACGACGATCGGCGCCCGCATCGGCGAGAATAATGAGCAGCTCAAATTCGGCAAGGGCTACGACCACAACTGGGTCATCAACAAGCCCATGGGGGAACTCGGCCTCATGGCGCGGGTCTATGAACCGACCAGCGGCCGGGTGCTGGAAGTGCTTTCCACCGAACCGGGCCTGCAGTTCTATTCCGGCAACTTCCTCGACGGCACGCTCAAGGGCAAGGGCGGCTGGGTATACCAGTTTCGCAACGGCTTCTGCATGGAGCCGCAGCACTATCCGGACTCGCCCAACAAGCCGGACTTTCCATCGGTGGTGCTGAAGCCGGGCCAGACCTACAAGAACACCATCATTTACAGATTCAGCACGAAGTAG
- the araD gene encoding L-ribulose-5-phosphate 4-epimerase AraD encodes MTELKQRVYKANLDLVKEGLVVQTFGNASAVDRGSGHVVIKPSGVPYEGMGPEHMVVVSLTTGEVVEGEFNPSTDTSTHLVLYRAFKNIGGIVHTHSLYATAWAQARREIPALGTTHADYFHGPVPCTRLMTAKEIKTGYEVNTGRVIVERLARMDPLAFPGVLVASHGPFTWGESVEHAVQHAIVLEHLARLVSETMRIQPATKSIRRVLLDKHFSRKHGRDAYYGQRSPSRSTVKSSRNDK; translated from the coding sequence CTGACGGAACTCAAGCAGCGGGTGTATAAGGCGAACCTTGATTTGGTCAAAGAAGGGCTGGTTGTGCAGACGTTCGGCAACGCCAGCGCTGTGGATCGAGGGAGCGGCCACGTTGTCATCAAGCCGTCCGGGGTACCCTACGAAGGGATGGGTCCCGAGCACATGGTCGTCGTTTCCCTCACGACCGGCGAGGTTGTGGAGGGGGAATTCAATCCCAGTACCGATACATCGACGCACCTCGTTCTGTACCGGGCGTTTAAAAACATCGGCGGCATCGTGCACACACATAGTCTGTATGCCACCGCGTGGGCGCAGGCGCGCCGCGAGATCCCGGCGCTCGGCACCACCCATGCCGACTACTTTCACGGCCCCGTTCCCTGTACCCGCCTTATGACGGCAAAAGAAATCAAGACCGGCTATGAGGTCAACACCGGTCGCGTGATCGTGGAGCGCCTCGCCCGCATGGATCCGCTGGCCTTTCCGGGCGTTCTGGTGGCCAGTCACGGCCCATTCACATGGGGCGAGTCGGTCGAGCACGCAGTCCAGCACGCTATCGTTCTTGAGCACCTCGCCCGTCTGGTAAGCGAGACGATGCGCATCCAACCTGCGACAAAATCGATACGGCGCGTGCTGCTCGACAAGCATTTCTCGCGTAAGCACGGTCGCGATGCCTATTACGGGCAAAGGAGCCCGTCACGTTCAACTGTCAAGTCATCCAGGAACGATAAATAA
- a CDS encoding ribulokinase yields the protein MSPRYVIGLDYGTNSVRTLLVSVADGREVATAVWGYEHGEAGVILARDPNLARQHPADYAKGAQVTIRKAIAQARKKVRGFKPEQVIGIGVDTTGSTPIPVDSNGRPLAFQKKYANNPAAMAWLWKDHTGVAEAAEITELAKKIRPHYLAKCGSTYSSEWFFSKILHCLRTSPEVFDAAYSWVECADWVPAMLTGTEAPDRLIVGVCAAGHKAMYNLSWGGYPDAEFLTQLDPKLGDLRCRLPREAHTIDRAVGGLTEEWAQRTGLTAGLPVAVGAFDAHLGGIGAGIAPGTLVKIIGTSTCDMMVVPARQELADIPGLCGIVEGSILPGYFGLEAGQSAVGDIFNWFVNYVRPGGRKAGSHEQLSAATAKLTPGESGLLALDWNNGNRTILVDQRLTGVLLGQTLYTTPAEIYRALIEATAFGALTIINRFEEYGVKVEQIVNCGGIAEKNPLVMQIYADVTGRPMKISRSAQTCALGAAIAGAVVAGAYPDYAAAQQAMTGLKPRVFKPNPKAHETYRRLYAVYKRLHDAFGTKEWSGNLYDVMKELIDIRNRARK from the coding sequence ATGAGCCCAAGATATGTTATCGGTTTAGATTACGGCACCAACTCGGTCCGAACCCTCCTCGTCAGTGTCGCCGACGGCCGTGAAGTGGCCACGGCGGTCTGGGGCTACGAGCATGGCGAAGCCGGCGTGATTCTCGCGCGCGACCCGAACCTGGCGCGGCAGCATCCCGCCGACTACGCCAAAGGCGCCCAGGTAACCATCAGGAAGGCCATCGCACAGGCGCGCAAGAAGGTGCGGGGCTTCAAGCCGGAGCAGGTCATCGGGATCGGGGTCGACACGACCGGGAGCACACCGATTCCGGTGGACAGCAATGGCCGGCCGCTCGCGTTTCAGAAGAAGTATGCCAATAATCCCGCGGCCATGGCCTGGTTGTGGAAGGATCATACCGGTGTGGCCGAAGCGGCTGAAATCACCGAACTGGCGAAGAAAATTCGTCCGCACTATCTCGCCAAGTGCGGCTCCACATACAGCAGCGAGTGGTTTTTCAGCAAGATTCTCCACTGCCTCAGGACCAGCCCCGAGGTCTTCGACGCCGCCTACAGTTGGGTGGAGTGCGCCGACTGGGTGCCTGCGATGCTTACCGGCACCGAGGCACCGGACAGGCTGATCGTGGGCGTCTGCGCTGCGGGCCACAAGGCGATGTACAACCTCAGCTGGGGCGGCTATCCCGATGCAGAGTTCTTGACGCAACTCGACCCCAAGCTGGGCGACTTGCGCTGCCGTCTGCCCCGCGAGGCGCATACGATTGACCGCGCGGTCGGTGGCCTGACCGAAGAATGGGCCCAGCGCACCGGTCTGACTGCGGGATTGCCGGTGGCGGTAGGGGCGTTCGACGCTCACCTCGGGGGCATCGGCGCCGGCATCGCGCCGGGCACGCTGGTCAAGATCATCGGGACCAGCACCTGCGACATGATGGTGGTGCCCGCCAGGCAGGAACTCGCGGACATCCCCGGTCTGTGCGGAATTGTGGAAGGGAGCATCCTGCCGGGTTACTTCGGCCTTGAAGCGGGCCAGTCCGCGGTGGGAGACATCTTCAACTGGTTCGTAAACTATGTCAGGCCGGGCGGCCGCAAAGCGGGCTCCCACGAGCAACTCTCCGCCGCAACCGCAAAATTGACGCCGGGCGAGTCAGGTTTACTCGCCTTGGATTGGAATAACGGCAACCGCACCATCCTGGTCGACCAGCGTCTCACCGGTGTGCTGCTTGGGCAGACGCTGTACACCACGCCCGCTGAAATCTACCGGGCACTGATCGAGGCGACTGCGTTCGGCGCCTTGACCATCATCAACCGGTTCGAGGAGTACGGTGTCAAGGTCGAGCAAATCGTCAACTGCGGCGGAATTGCGGAAAAGAACCCTCTCGTCATGCAGATATACGCCGACGTGACGGGCCGGCCGATGAAGATCTCCCGTTCCGCTCAGACGTGCGCCCTGGGGGCGGCTATCGCAGGGGCCGTCGTCGCCGGCGCATATCCGGATTACGCTGCGGCGCAGCAGGCCATGACCGGCCTCAAGCCCCGTGTCTTCAAGCCGAATCCGAAGGCCCACGAGACTTATCGCAGGCTATATGCTGTTTATAAGAGGTTGCACGACGCCTTCGGCACCAAAGAGTGGAGCGGCAACCTCTACGACGTAATGAAAGAGCTGATCGATATCCGCAACCGCGCGCGAAAATGA
- a CDS encoding alcohol dehydrogenase catalytic domain-containing protein: MLAARLHGPSDLRLEEVPHPGPPGRGEVLLRVRTTALCGSDLHSYRDARIGDTGVKAPLILGHEFSGVVEAAGADSLDGNFAPIRPGTRVAVDPAQPCGRCALCQKGHPNLCCRLHFCGNYPDDGSLCEWMLMPGRSCFPVPETIDDVAAALLEPVGVAIHAADLARIRAASSAAILGAGPIGLLILQVAKLAGADPIFVTDRLPWRLELARKIGGVPINFELEDSTRLILKLTGGLGVDTAIEAAWGEESVAQAAEIARPGGRIVLVGIPSDDTLAMKHSTARRKGLTILLSRRMKHVYPRALRLVEHGRVDVRGLVSHRFPLRQAADAFRLNTEYRDHVNKVIIDIGP, encoded by the coding sequence ATGCTGGCGGCACGGCTGCATGGGCCGTCGGATCTGCGGCTCGAAGAAGTGCCGCATCCGGGACCGCCGGGCCGCGGCGAGGTGCTGCTCCGCGTCCGGACCACCGCCCTGTGCGGCAGCGATCTGCATTCCTACCGGGATGCGCGCATCGGCGACACCGGGGTGAAAGCGCCGCTCATCCTCGGCCACGAGTTCTCCGGCGTGGTTGAGGCCGCCGGTGCCGACTCACTCGACGGAAATTTCGCGCCCATCAGACCGGGCACGCGGGTTGCGGTGGATCCGGCCCAGCCGTGTGGCCGGTGCGCCCTGTGCCAGAAGGGGCATCCGAATCTCTGTTGCCGTCTCCATTTCTGCGGCAATTATCCCGATGACGGCAGCCTTTGCGAGTGGATGCTCATGCCGGGGCGTTCCTGTTTTCCTGTGCCCGAAACAATCGACGATGTGGCTGCGGCGCTGCTGGAGCCGGTGGGTGTTGCCATCCACGCGGCCGACCTCGCCCGCATTCGTGCTGCCAGCAGTGCCGCCATTCTTGGTGCGGGACCGATCGGACTTCTCATTCTGCAGGTGGCGAAGCTCGCCGGGGCAGATCCGATTTTTGTCACCGACCGGCTGCCCTGGCGGCTGGAGCTGGCCCGCAAGATCGGTGGTGTTCCTATCAACTTCGAACTGGAAGACTCCACCCGACTCATTCTAAAGCTGACGGGTGGCCTCGGCGTAGACACCGCCATCGAAGCCGCGTGGGGCGAAGAGTCGGTGGCGCAAGCCGCCGAAATCGCTCGGCCCGGCGGACGCATTGTGCTTGTAGGCATTCCATCGGATGATACGCTCGCCATGAAGCATTCCACCGCGCGTCGCAAAGGGCTTACGATCCTGTTGAGCCGCCGTATGAAACATGTATATCCGCGCGCCCTGCGACTGGTCGAGCATGGCCGGGTAGATGTGCGTGGTCTGGTCAGCCACCGTTTTCCTTTAAGGCAGGCAGCGGATGCCTTCCGGCTGAACACGGAATATCGGGACCACGTGAACAAAGTCATCATCGACATTGGACCTTAA
- a CDS encoding L-fucose/L-arabinose isomerase family protein, whose translation MTTLGIIVGNRGFFPDRLCDSGRKEILKTLDKLGIGTVILPQAATKFGSVESLADAQQCAELFKQNSGKIDGILVTLPNFGDERGVANAIRWAGLNVPVLVHAFNDDPKNMTIRDRRDSFCGKMSVCNNLRQYGIPYTLTRLHTVNPDHANFAQDLTDFVVTCRVVRGLRNLRIGALGARPAAFNTVRYSEKLLEQSGISIETLDLFELFGWVNKMKDGDAPVKAKLNEIHNYVPAGHVPPAALLKMAKFGVAVDNWMMQTRLGATAIQCWTAMEEFFGVVPCLLMSMMSNTLMCSACETDIMGTVAMVAMAQGSGRPSALVDWNNNYGDDPDKGVIFHCSNLPKDLFVNIGEKRPAMDYQAIIAGTVGKENTYGTVVGRVKATPFTYLRASTDDAAGRIRAYIGEGEVTDDPLETFGGYGVVRIPKFQKLLAHICKNGFEHHVAVNPASIAAGVKEALSRYLGWEVYHHE comes from the coding sequence ATGACAACTCTGGGCATTATCGTCGGCAATCGTGGTTTCTTTCCGGACCGCCTGTGCGACTCCGGGCGCAAGGAAATTCTGAAAACTCTTGATAAACTCGGCATCGGGACGGTCATTCTTCCGCAGGCGGCCACAAAGTTCGGCTCCGTGGAATCGCTCGCCGATGCGCAACAGTGCGCCGAATTGTTCAAACAGAACTCCGGCAAAATCGACGGCATCCTGGTCACGCTGCCCAATTTTGGCGACGAGCGGGGTGTGGCCAACGCCATTCGCTGGGCGGGACTCAACGTCCCGGTACTGGTGCACGCCTTTAACGACGATCCGAAAAACATGACGATTCGGGATCGGCGCGACAGCTTCTGCGGCAAGATGTCGGTCTGCAACAACCTCCGGCAGTACGGCATCCCTTACACACTGACCCGGCTGCATACGGTCAACCCGGATCATGCCAACTTTGCGCAGGACCTGACGGATTTTGTCGTCACCTGCCGAGTGGTCAGGGGCCTGCGCAACCTGCGCATCGGCGCCCTCGGCGCCCGGCCCGCGGCCTTCAACACCGTGCGTTACAGCGAGAAACTGCTGGAGCAGTCCGGCATCAGCATCGAGACGCTCGATCTGTTTGAGCTGTTCGGCTGGGTCAACAAGATGAAAGACGGCGATGCGCCGGTTAAAGCCAAGCTTAATGAAATCCACAACTACGTTCCCGCCGGGCATGTGCCGCCGGCTGCGCTCCTCAAGATGGCGAAGTTCGGCGTCGCCGTGGACAACTGGATGATGCAGACCCGCCTGGGCGCGACCGCCATCCAATGCTGGACGGCGATGGAGGAGTTCTTCGGTGTGGTCCCGTGCCTGCTGATGAGCATGATGAGCAACACACTGATGTGCAGCGCCTGCGAGACAGATATCATGGGCACTGTGGCGATGGTCGCCATGGCCCAGGGAAGCGGCAGGCCCAGCGCCCTTGTGGATTGGAACAATAACTACGGGGACGACCCGGACAAGGGAGTGATCTTCCACTGCAGCAACTTGCCCAAGGATCTTTTCGTCAACATCGGCGAGAAGAGACCGGCGATGGACTACCAGGCGATTATCGCCGGCACGGTCGGGAAAGAAAACACTTACGGTACCGTGGTGGGGCGGGTCAAGGCCACGCCGTTCACGTATCTGCGCGCAAGCACGGATGACGCGGCCGGCAGGATTCGCGCATACATCGGTGAAGGAGAAGTGACGGATGACCCGCTCGAGACTTTCGGCGGTTACGGTGTTGTGCGCATTCCCAAATTCCAGAAGCTGCTTGCTCACATCTGCAAAAACGGCTTCGAGCACCATGTCGCCGTCAATCCGGCGAGCATTGCGGCGGGCGTGAAAGAAGCGCTGAGCAGGTATCTGGGCTGGGAAGTTTACCACCACGAATGA